Genomic DNA from Shewanella woodyi ATCC 51908:
CGTTGTAAAAGATGCCAATCCCAACGTGCAAGGTGCGCTTTATAATCAAGGTGTTAGCGGCAATGATCTACATTTTCCGAAGATGCGCAGGGGGCACACGAATATAGTCTCCAAACAAGTCACACCGATTGGCCAGCTCTGGTCAGAGATTAAAATGAGGTTAGGGGACTTGTCACTGTAGAGATGAGCGACTTAATTATCCAAACACACTATTAGATGATCACTGTCAATTCAGCGAGGAAACGGGCGAGTCCTCAAAGCTCAGCTATCGAGCCTCGATAGGTAAGCCAATAAACAGAAGCAGATTAACTAAGATAGATTTAGAACGGTTAGAACTATTTGAACAGCTTGGATCTACTGTGTCAGCCATACTCTTATGGCGATTCACATTGTCAGCACTCGGCAATGATAAAGCTCATCCTCATCCATGAAATTGATAAGCGTGTGACATGAATAGATTTTAAAACCAGATAGTTAGCATAAATTAACCCGCTAAGTTTTAGTTGGGTTAATGCCGATAAGTATCATTATCGGCAATTGGGGTAAGATTTTATCACTCTCTTTTTAACTCCTTATGAGGCTATCATGCAGGGCTATTTATGTAGGGTTAAAGTGATTCGAAAGCGTTATAACGTACTAATCATACTCATCTGAAACTAGCGATAATTACATATCAGTGTTGTTAACCATGGTAATACTCAGTGGCTTACAAGCATTTTAGTTGGTTCTTAGTGAGCTTGTTAATCAGCTTTAGTGCTTTGCAAGCCTAACTTATGCTCAATTGAAAGCTTACTTGTCCATGAGCAAATACCCGTTAGCTTTGGCAATATCGCGGTTATCGACATTAACAAAAAGTAGGAACAAGGAGTAAACCGTTAAAGTCGCTCTAGACGTTCTAGCAGTATATCCAGCAATACTTTGAGTAGAAATGTTTATCAGTAGCAATGTTCCAGGCATAAACCGGCTAACTATAATCAGTTAGGGTTTAGAGGAAAAACATAGATACTCCAATAATCCTCCTTAATTCAACGCGTTGCTACGTGCATGCTTTAAAACTTCTTGGGGTATTGGCGCTCAGATTTCACGTAGCGCACGATAAGAGTCGCATATTTTTGAGTGAAAAGTCGCATTTGCTGAACGTATCGCTCAATGTTTACTTTAAACTCGCAAGCCAGTATCAATTTTGAGTAAAGGCTAGATAAAGTCGTTTAACTAACATGTCTGGTTATTCAGGCAAGGTTTGCCAAAACCGATCTGCTGTTATTGGCACTGCGCGGTTATCATTTGCTAGAAAGCTTTCATTCTAACGAGTAAAGATAAACAGAATCTGTTTGCAGCCATGAAAGCCAAGTAAGAGAATTGATATCAACTGACGTCACACAGATAGTAATTGTGAGCGGCAAGCTAAAGCAGTAAGCATGATTACAGTGCTTATGAGGATCATGTATAAGTAGTTATAAAAGCTTGTGTAAGAACCTAAGTGATAGTATTTAAATCAATCAATTGAGATAGGCAACACAGCATACTCTCGTCATATATAGAAACACACAGATATGCGTACAATGTATATTATGTTAAATAAGATTCGTGTGAGTAAGGCAATCAATATTGAAGCTTCTGGATTGTCTTCTGTCTTCTGTTTGTGTTTTCTATAAACTTGTTGTCATTACCAGCTCTAGTTCGCGACGGCTACATGAATGAACTTACTCACCATAGCCAATTTGTTTAAGCTCAGCCGGAAATCATTTTCGAAAGCGCTTCATCCGCTGTCATTTGAAGAGAAATTGTTCCTACTGGTCCATCAGCGTGTTCTTTGCTGATCCGAATTAACCTTGCATCTGGTAACTGCTTAGCGATGTTCTCTAACGGTAAACGGATAACACCTGGCGTATTAAACCCTGCACCAATCTCCACAATTGCCATTTTGCGATTGAGATTATCATTGAGCCAGTTACTAATGGCATCTGCTTGAGTCTCATATGGCTTCTCAATGAACCAACTACCTCCACGTACATTCATAAAAACTGGACCGCCGCAATTAGGACAAACCGGCAATGTACTTCTATTCTCTACATACTGGGTTTCAGGGTTGATATAAGGCAGCATAGATGCAACTGACTCACGACCATCCCACACAAGATCTGTGCAAGGCGTCATACACTGAAAGCGTTCATAATCGCCTTGGGGTGTGTAGATATTTGCAGTATCAAACCCATTTTTATGAAAATAACGATCGACATTCGAAGTGATGACAAAGCTGTCACGCTCGTCGACTAAGCTGAGTAAATCTTGATAAACCTGTGTCTGCTGCGAATGATAAACATGGTTAAGGCCAGTAGCGAGATAACCCCACTTCAAAGCTTCATCATCAAATGGATAACCCATAAGCTGATATTGAAAACGAAAGCCATATTGCAACATCCCAGGAAAACGTTCAGCAAAGGCCTTTTGATCAGTGTAATCAAGCCCTGCTGAGGCAGACAGACCCGCACCAGCCCCAATAAAAACTACCTCTGCATCGGCTAAAGCCTCTCTTGCATGCTCAAATGGCTCCATGTTGCCACTCCCCTATTGCCCTATGGTATATCTCAGTTGCGTTGTCGCCGAAGGTATTAAAGACGAGATGATCGAGCTTATCAGGGTTTACCAAAAACCAATTCGCAACGGCCTGTAATGCAACATTTGCAGCCTTCTCCGCAGGATAGCCAAATACACCGGTTGAGATCCCACACACTGCGACAGACTGTGCCCCCGCTTCAGCGGCAAGTGACAAGCAGGCGTCGTAACAAGAGGCTAATTCATCAATTTGGCGTGGTGAAGGAACCGCTCCATGTTGGATAATTGGCCCTACGGTGTGTAAAACAAACTTGGACGGTAAATTGTAAGCTCTGGTTATCTTTGCAGAACCTGTTGTTTCATCACTCCCTTGTAGTTGCATCAGTTGGTTACAATCTTCACGAAGCTGAGGACCTGCTGCACAGTTAATAGCATTATCGATGCAACTATGGAACGGCTGAAAACATCCTAGCATCTGAGCGTTAGCCGCATTCGTCACCGCATCAATTTTTAATCTGGTGATATCGCCATTCCAAATGCTAATTTTACTTGCAGCTGGATAGCCACCCGTTAGACGCTCTAGAGTTGAGGCGTCAGTAACTGTTTTTTCTACCTGCTCCTTTTGAAGAATACTATCCACACAGAGGACAAGTTCCGGTGGAAGTTGACCGGGAGATCTAACAGTTAATGCAGCTTGTAGCCACCCTCTTTTCTCTTTAACAGCATGGGGAACA
This window encodes:
- a CDS encoding SIR2 family NAD-dependent protein deacylase; the protein is MEPFEHAREALADAEVVFIGAGAGLSASAGLDYTDQKAFAERFPGMLQYGFRFQYQLMGYPFDDEALKWGYLATGLNHVYHSQQTQVYQDLLSLVDERDSFVITSNVDRYFHKNGFDTANIYTPQGDYERFQCMTPCTDLVWDGRESVASMLPYINPETQYVENRSTLPVCPNCGGPVFMNVRGGSWFIEKPYETQADAISNWLNDNLNRKMAIVEIGAGFNTPGVIRLPLENIAKQLPDARLIRISKEHADGPVGTISLQMTADEALSKMISG
- a CDS encoding protein-ADP-ribose hydrolase yields the protein MKLNDYADDIQLFSAFSKAERDVVDPLQQAINVIAADPMSASFVTRYPVPHAVKEKRGWLQAALTVRSPGQLPPELVLCVDSILQKEQVEKTVTDASTLERLTGGYPAASKISIWNGDITRLKIDAVTNAANAQMLGCFQPFHSCIDNAINCAAGPQLREDCNQLMQLQGSDETTGSAKITRAYNLPSKFVLHTVGPIIQHGAVPSPRQIDELASCYDACLSLAAEAGAQSVAVCGISTGVFGYPAEKAANVALQAVANWFLVNPDKLDHLVFNTFGDNATEIYHRAIGEWQHGAI